AGCCATATTGTGGTGGCGTTTGGAAGAATGTAGAGTGTACCAATGCAGAACCCGTATTGCAGTAGGTTGAAGCCCCTTATGAATGCATCCCACCCAAGCGTCCAATTGGCTACCAAGTAATTCCTAATACTGGTTAGATTATAAAGGTTGAGAGGTGGAAGGGTATTATTCACTGGAGTGATTGTTACAGTCTGGGTTGTTGTAACAGTGTACGCATAAGTAGCGTAACTCGTAGTAGTAGTTGTAGTGGTGATTGTAGTAGCGTGGTTCAGTGTGACGGTGTAATTGTAAGTTACTGTAACTGGTGGGAGTGTTACAGTACTAGTATTATTATACACTGTGGTAGTCACTGTGATAGTCCAGTTAACCAAGGCTCTCGTGGTTGTTGTAATCGTGTGGTTGATTACGGTAGTCTCAATAATGGGTATTTGCCTGATTATTGTACTGGTTTTTACTAGGTGTAGGTTGTTGGTTAGTGGTTGGTAGTTTCCTATGATTAGGCCGAGTATTGTGGCTAGGATTACCGTTATGATTAGGGTTATTTTACCGCCAGTGTAGTACCTAACCCACGCCATGGGTTAACCCACTAGCCAGGTTAATTAGCATGATTACCCTTTAAAATATTCACGGAAGGTAAGCTATCCACTTTAAAAGGTAAGCTTCTTGATTCATTTATCCCCCTTCATGAGCTAACACTTGTGATTCAGTTAGGGCTGTTACCTTTCTTCAAAGATTGAAAAGTATTTTGCCTTAACGGATGAGACTTTTAAGTTTGCCGTAGGTGTGAGGGCCGTGGTTAAGGCTAATAATGGTGATGTTCATAATTATTAAGGGTGATTAGTATAAGGTAAAACCATTATTGGTTTAAATCTTCAGTGAACTTGGACTGTCATAATCCTCTTAACGGTGGTGCTTACTGCGGTACCGATTAATACAATGGCTAGGTTTACGGCTAGGGCTAATAATGCTATGTAGATTAAATGCCCCATTACTGGGTAAAGTGGGTTAAACCCCTCCTTAATGGCCAAGTAAACTCCAAGACTTAGTCCAACCACCCAGCCATTAGTGAGTACTTATCGAGCTTATCTATTACTAGGCCTAGGAATACGGGAGGTAGTGTTTGGGTTATTATTATGCCACCTAGTAGCTGTAGGTTGATTGCGTACGTTGGGGGGACTAGGAAGACGAAGCGTTTCCCCGCTTACGGCGCTAATTGCTTTTGATTATTTTTAATTCCGTGAGTGGGGTTGGCCCTTGGTGTGGGTTCATTAGCTTCACCCGCACTTCATGGGGCCTTGTCGAGGCCAACGCCATGGGCCTCCCATTTGGGGATAGGTACCTTAGCCCAATATTAATGGCTCCAATGGTGTCTCTATCTAGGACTAACCCGTTGCCCAGTCTGGTGAGTCTAAGGGCGATTTTAACCACCCTTATTCTCCTGACCCCTCTCACCGCAGTGCGGATCACGGAGGGGTTGAAGGACTTGATGCGGTTGCCGGTGAATGGGTCTGTGCTTGAGGTGTATGCCTCGGAGGCCTCCACAACGTGGATGGGCTTCCCACTCAAGACCCTTACCAGTGTTGCGGCACTCCACTGATGTATCCTATGCCTAAGATTATTATTCCTGGCATTGCCAGTGAGCCTCCTCTTGCCCCTATGCACGTTCCCAATAACCACAACGGCATTGTTAGCCCGAGCCAGCTCCTCGATAATCCTCGCCGTCTTGTAGATAATATCCATCTTCCTCACCCCCTCCCTCAACCTCCTAAGTGCCCTCTTCACGCCCCTATCCCGTGTCGACTTACCCTTAGTTATCCTCTTCCTCCTCTCAGAGTAGGCAATGACTATCTTACCCAGGTTCGTCTCCACCCTATAGGCGTCACTAAGCTTACCATCCCTGAATAATGCCAGCGTGACGTTATTCTCATTAACATCAACAGCAATGACGTTGTTAGGGTTATAGCTGACCTCGAAGTCCCTCTTGAAAGTCAGGTAAAGCAAAACCCTTCTACCGTTGAGCCTGACCTTGAGCTCGCCGGAGAGCCTCCAACCACCGTAGAGGTACTTGTATAGTTGCCTGTGGCTTCTGTAGTGTATCTTCACCCACCCCCTGTGCGTCCTCAGCTCAATAACACCACCCGCTAATCTCCAGTCCTGTGAGTCGGAGTAAACCACCGTGATGCTCCTCACTGCTGGCTCCTCACCCATAGCTAGGCCCTTTTTCTTAAGCCTAAGAAAGCTCCTAGCCCTCCTAACGGCGTCCCTGTAACAACCCTTAATAACCCTAGTCGGCAACCACGGGTACTCCTCCCTAAACCTATTATAGAACACCCTGTGAAGCGTCGCCTGCGAAGCCCTATGCTCCACAGCATAGTCGAGCATCTCCGTGAGCATGCCCCTGTATGCCTCAAGGATCTCCCTAAGGGCTCGCCTACCGAACCTATTAACCCAACCCTCCAAAACAACAGTCCTCTCAAGGGTCTTTAACACATGAAATCACCTCCTCGTATTTCCGGCTCCTCTTACCATATATCCTGGCGGCGAAGGATGTTACAATATCCACGAAGTCCTCCACAAGCTCCTGTAAGTAACCCCTTGGCTCCTCTTGAAATACTACGAAAATCTCTACGCCTAATGCGTTAAGTAATGTTTTGAGGTATTCAAACCCGAACCTAGTTAACCTATCCCTATACGCGACAACCACGGCATCTATTTCTCTCCTTTTCGCCATCCCTATAAGCTTAAACAACCCCTTCCTATCCTCCTTAAGCCCACTGGCTATATCAGTGACAATCACGTACTCGGCCTGAGGAAGGTTCTTAACTACCCAAAGCCTAAGAGACTCAACCTGCTTCTCCAAGTCGCCTCTCTGGGTATTGCTTGAGACCCTGGCGTATAACGCCACACGCTTAATCCTCTGAACACCCCTGATTAGCCTCTCAACCTCACTATATGGAATTCTCCACCTACCATTAACATTATATGCAACAACCCTACCAACCCTAATCCACTTAATCACGGCACTCCTAGAAACACCCATGACCCTTGCAAACTCCCCAGTGCTTAAATACCGCTCACCCATTTCCCAACAAGTAATTACAAGTATTCACAAGTATTTAAACTTAACAACTAACCAAAAACAGCCTAAGGCAATGAACTTAAACACCACTGAAGCCCACTTAGCTAACCTAGTCTCACCGCTAGGGCTTAGTTTAACAATGGGTTTAACTATGTTTCTGGTTAGTAGGTTAGCCTGCGCCATTGTTATTATTGCCGCCGGCACTAGGCCATCTATGAAAATACCCAGTAACGCCAAGCCAGCTAACCAATCAGGCAGTACTGTGACCGCCAGCGCTGGTATGGCTAATATGCCCCGCTCTAGGGGTGGGAATGGTGATATGAGTGATAGTGCCTTGGGGTCGGCGTAAATCAATATGCCGTATACTGCAAGCAACGCTAAGCCAATGCCGTATATTGGTAGGAAGGCTGTACTTAACGCCAGCTTCCTCTTGCTCTCAGCGCTTAATCTTGAATTTAACTTAGGCAGTCGCCGGTAATTACCTTACCTCTCTTTATAATTGCCTTAACCTTATTAGCACTTATTGAGTACGTTAGCCACCTGTAATTGGGTACATTCCATATAATTACGTCAGCCAGGTAACCAGGCATTAGTATTCCCCTATCCCTTAAGCCTAGGCTATAGGCTGAATTAACGGTGGCTGCCATTAAGGCTTCCATTGGTGTTAAGCCAAGTAGATAGGATGAAAGCTCCATTGCGGTTTGCATGCTTATTGACCACGTGTTTGGGCTAAAATCAGTGCCTATAGCCGTAATAACCCTGCTACTCCTCATTACGTTTACTAATGGTCTCTTATTAGTCATGAGAGTCAACACTGTTATGGGTAGTAGTGTTGCCGTAATTCCCTTAATCGCCATTACCTTAATGTTCACCTCAGGGGTGTTTAGTAGGTGATCGATTGATGTTAATTCCAATTCCCTGGCTAAATCACTGCAGCCAATGTAGGATAATTCATCAGCATGCATTCTAAGTCCAAGCCCAGCATTGTAAGCAGCTTCAAGTATAACCTTAGATTCATTTACTGTGAACGCCTCTGAATCACAGAATACATCCACGAAGGTCGCTAAGACTCTAATCTTACTCATTGAGTTAACAATATCCTTCACATACCCCTCCCTACCACTCCTCGGCGGTACATGGGCTAGGAATGTTGCTACTACATCCACTTCAGTCCTATTCTTTAAATCATTAATTAACCTAAGTAGTCTAATCTCCTGGTCAATACTTAACCCATACCCGCTCTTAATCTCAATTGTAGTTGTCCCGTAGCTTAATGCTTGAGTAAGCCTGCTTAAACCAACCTTAATTAATTCCTCATCATCAGCCTTAACGGTGGCTTCAATTGTTCTACGTATCCCCCCTCCGCGTTTAAGAATATCCTCGTAGGATACGCCGTTGAGTTTTAGTTCAAGTTCATCCTCCCTTGAGCCGGCGAACAGTAGGTGAGTGTGTGGATCAACAAGACCTGCGGTTACTAATGAATCCTCAGCGTTAATTATGCGGTCGTACTCATACCTACTTCTCAGCAGGTCCCAAGGTCCAACATCTATTATGAAACCGTTATTAATAATGAGCCCTGCATCATTAATTATGAGTACGTTATCGTTAAACCTCCAGGGCATTGAAGTGGCAGTAACCAACTGCCCTATTGGGCCAATAGCTAACTGGGCTTTCACACGGCTACTCATGGTAATTAACTTAAAGGTATTACGCCTAACTGTTGTAAGTAGCGGAAAAATTCATAGTCTTTTCCTTCGATGCTTAATTGGAGGATGCCACTATGAAGCCAATGAGTAGGCCTTGAGGAAGGCACCCAATGAAACTCCCGTGTCGTGACTGGGAGCTCTGCTCCCCAACCTAGGCATGGGGGGAAGAAGGAGTAATGAAGCCGAGTGACCAATAGCCACGAAAAACAACTATTAGTCACAATGAAGACCGAACTCTAACTCCACTTAGCAGGTAATAAATTAAATATCCTCATTTACGCCTTAGACTCATGGTTATTGAACTTGGTGGTGAAGTGAAAATAAGCATTAGTGATGTGGTGAAGGTGGCTAGGCAGTATGAGAAGGTTACGATCAGTAGTAAGGCACGTGACTTAATCAATTCCTCACATGATGTGCTTAGCAGGCTGGTTTCAAGCAACGTTAAGATATATGGCGTTAACACGGGCTTAGGGGAACTGTATAACATTAGCGTTAACCCAAGTGAAGTCGCTGAAAAATCAGTGGAGCTGCTCATTGATCACGCCGCTGGTGTTGGGGATCCAGCCCCAGATGATTGGGTTCGGGGAGCAATAATGATAAGGGCTCACCAATTATCGAAGGGTTTCAGTGGGGTTAGGGAGGAGGTTATTGACTCAATGATTAGTTTACTTAACTTAAACATTACACCAATAGTGCCTAAATTCGGTTCAGTGGGTGCAAGTGGTGATTTGGCACCATTAGCCCACATTGCATTAGCCCTACTTGGTGTAGGTAACGTGAAATTCAGGGGTAAGATCGTTGATGCTCATTACGCATTAAAGGAGGCTGGGATGAGTGAATTAAAGTTGAGTTATAAAGAGGCCTTAGCGTTAATTAATGGTAACAGTTACAGTGCCTCAGTGGCGATGCTTGGGCTTTGGGATTCATTAATGCTAGTTGAATCGGCCACTGTAGCCATGGTAATGACTATTGAGGCTTCAGGGTCAAATATATCATATTTAAAATCCGTGATTAACCCGATTAGGCTGCATCATGGGGAAAAGCACGTAGCTGACTTAATCAGTAGGGCGATTAGAGGTGTTAATTTCACGTTTAATCGATTGCAGGACCCATACTCACTAAGGTGCATACCCCAGGTGTTGGGTTCCGTGCTTGATTTGATTAATTGGGCAGTAGGCATGGTTACTGATGAATCCAACTCAGTTAGTGATAACCCAATACTATTCAATGGGGAGGCTTTATCCACATGCTACTTCCATGGGCAATACATAGCGCTATCCATTGATTCAGTTAACATTGCCCTATCAGTGTTAGGCAATTTAATTGAAAGGCAGATAATGCAGCTAATGAGGAGGGAAATCAACGGTGTGGGCAATTACCTAGTTAATGGGCCATGGCGCGTTGGGTTAATGCTCACCCAATACACTGCAGCAGCATTAGCGGGAAGGTTAAGGGAATTAGCAACCCCGTCAACGGTTCATAATATTCCAACCAGTGGGTTGCAGGAGGATGTTAATTCAATGAGCGCCAACTCAGCTATTAAACTGCATGATGTTAACGATGTTTTATCAAGGCTTATAGCCTTATTAGCCTACGTATCATACATGGTGCTTAAGGTTAAAAACGATTGCCGAGAATGCGGTGAAGTAACGCGAGCTGCCTACAGCATGATTGATAAGGCCATTGATGGCGAGAACATTATTAATAATATTGTGAATGCGATAAGGGGAATACTGCCTAACCTCGCGCATTTACTTGAATAGTGCTTAATGGTTTAAGTCTAAATATGTTAGATTATTAAACGCGCAATTAACATGCTTTACAATGGGGAACCCTGAACCTAAACCTCCGTTTTTAAGAGGATCCATGTATAAGTTCATTAAGGACCCTAACGATGTTAGGCTAGGTGAGGTGATTAAGAGGGCTTGGACTAGTGGTGATGTGGGAATCCTAGGTGTACCATGGGATGGGGCAGTGGGTACAAGACCTGGGTCAAGGCTTGCCCCTTCCCGAATTAGGTCAATACTATACACAATGCCCTTAACCTCAGGTAAAGTAAGCCTAGTGGATTTAGGCGACGTTGATGTGGTTATTGGTAATCATGATGAGACTTGGCGTAGAATTGAATTAACAGTGCAGGAATCTCTTAAAATGGTTAGGGAATTGCTTATAATTGGTGGTGACAGTACAGTATCGTACGCATCATTCAGGGGATTAAGGGGTTCACTTAACGGTGACTTAGCGTTCATACTTCTTGATGCTCATCCAGACGTTAGAATCATTAGTGAGGGCTTAACCAGTGGTCAAGTAATTAGGTGGATTAGGGGAATTGACCCTGAAGCATACGTATGCGTAATTGGTGTGAGGCCATTCTCAAATGCACCGTACCTATTAGATGAGGCTAGGAGACTTAACGTTAAAGTATATACCATGGATTACTTAGACTCCCACGGTATAGATAAAGTAATTAATGAAGTGTTGAGTGAGGTTGAGGGAAGAGTAACCTACCTAAGCGTTAACCTTGATGTTGTTGATCCAGCCTTTGCCCCTGGCGTTAATAGTCCATCACCCGGCGGATTCACTTCCAGGGAGGTGATTAGGTTAGTTTCCCTGCTAAGCCACTCATTGAAGCCAAGGATCTTTGACGTGGTTGAGGTTACCCCACCCTTTGAT
This Caldivirga sp. DNA region includes the following protein-coding sequences:
- a CDS encoding IS200/IS605 family accessory protein TnpB-related protein, which translates into the protein MLKTLERTVVLEGWVNRFGRRALREILEAYRGMLTEMLDYAVEHRASQATLHRVFYNRFREEYPWLPTRVIKGCYRDAVRRARSFLRLKKKGLAMGEEPAVRSITVVYSDSQDWRLAGGVIELRTHRGWVKIHYRSHRQLYKYLYGGWRLSGELKVRLNGRRVLLYLTFKRDFEVSYNPNNVIAVDVNENNVTLALFRDGKLSDAYRVETNLGKIVIAYSERRKRITKGKSTRDRGVKRALRRLREGVRKMDIIYKTARIIEELARANNAVVVIGNVHRGKRRLTGNARNNNLRHRIHQWSAATLVRVLSGKPIHVVEASEAYTSSTDPFTGNRIKSFNPSVIRTAVRGVRRIRVVKIALRLTRLGNGLVLDRDTIGAINIGLRYLSPNGRPMALASTRPHEVRVKLMNPHQGPTPLTELKIIKSN
- a CDS encoding IS607 family transposase, producing the protein MGERYLSTGEFARVMGVSRSAVIKWIRVGRVVAYNVNGRWRIPYSEVERLIRGVQRIKRVALYARVSSNTQRGDLEKQVESLRLWVVKNLPQAEYVIVTDIASGLKEDRKGLFKLIGMAKRREIDAVVVAYRDRLTRFGFEYLKTLLNALGVEIFVVFQEEPRGYLQELVEDFVDIVTSFAARIYGKRSRKYEEVISCVKDP
- the hutI gene encoding imidazolonepropionase, translated to MPWRFNDNVLIINDAGLIINNGFIIDVGPWDLLRSRYEYDRIINAEDSLVTAGLVDPHTHLLFAGSREDELELKLNGVSYEDILKRGGGIRRTIEATVKADDEELIKVGLSRLTQALSYGTTTIEIKSGYGLSIDQEIRLLRLINDLKNRTEVDVVATFLAHVPPRSGREGYVKDIVNSMSKIRVLATFVDVFCDSEAFTVNESKVILEAAYNAGLGLRMHADELSYIGCSDLARELELTSIDHLLNTPEVNIKVMAIKGITATLLPITVLTLMTNKRPLVNVMRSSRVITAIGTDFSPNTWSISMQTAMELSSYLLGLTPMEALMAATVNSAYSLGLRDRGILMPGYLADVIIWNVPNYRWLTYSISANKVKAIIKRGKVITGDCLS
- a CDS encoding aromatic amino acid ammonia-lyase — translated: MVIELGGEVKISISDVVKVARQYEKVTISSKARDLINSSHDVLSRLVSSNVKIYGVNTGLGELYNISVNPSEVAEKSVELLIDHAAGVGDPAPDDWVRGAIMIRAHQLSKGFSGVREEVIDSMISLLNLNITPIVPKFGSVGASGDLAPLAHIALALLGVGNVKFRGKIVDAHYALKEAGMSELKLSYKEALALINGNSYSASVAMLGLWDSLMLVESATVAMVMTIEASGSNISYLKSVINPIRLHHGEKHVADLISRAIRGVNFTFNRLQDPYSLRCIPQVLGSVLDLINWAVGMVTDESNSVSDNPILFNGEALSTCYFHGQYIALSIDSVNIALSVLGNLIERQIMQLMRREINGVGNYLVNGPWRVGLMLTQYTAAALAGRLRELATPSTVHNIPTSGLQEDVNSMSANSAIKLHDVNDVLSRLIALLAYVSYMVLKVKNDCRECGEVTRAAYSMIDKAIDGENIINNIVNAIRGILPNLAHLLE
- a CDS encoding arginase family protein; its protein translation is MYKFIKDPNDVRLGEVIKRAWTSGDVGILGVPWDGAVGTRPGSRLAPSRIRSILYTMPLTSGKVSLVDLGDVDVVIGNHDETWRRIELTVQESLKMVRELLIIGGDSTVSYASFRGLRGSLNGDLAFILLDAHPDVRIISEGLTSGQVIRWIRGIDPEAYVCVIGVRPFSNAPYLLDEARRLNVKVYTMDYLDSHGIDKVINEVLSEVEGRVTYLSVNLDVVDPAFAPGVNSPSPGGFTSREVIRLVSLLSHSLKPRIFDVVEVTPPFDLNDVTSMLAAVILINAVWVNQ